The window gggagtTTAGGGGTGCTGGGTGGGAGTGGGGGGCTCCGGAGGGGtcctggggtgcagggagggagttttggggtgcagggtgggagtggggggctccgggggggtcctggggtgcagggtgggagtagggggctccaggggggtcctggggtgcagggtgggagtTTTGGGGTGCAGACAGGAgtgagggctgttgggggggcaGGGTGGTagtggggggctctggaggggtCCTGGGGTGCACGGTGGGAGTTTTGGGGTGCAGACAGGAGTGAGGGCagttttggggtgcagggtgttagcgggggcagtttgggggtgcaggtgggAGTGGGGGGCTCAGGAGGGGTCCTGGGGTGCACGGTGGGAGTTTTGGGGTGCAGACAGGAGTGAGGGCagttttggggtgcagggtgttagcgggggcagtttgggggtgcaGGTGGTAGTGGGGGGCTCAGGAGGGGTCCTGGGGTGCACGGTGGGAGTTTTGGGGTGCAGGCAGGAGTGAGGGCagttttggggtgcagggtgagggtgaggggTTCTGGAGGGGTTTGGGGCGCAGGGTGTTAGCGGGGGAAgtttgggggtgcaggtgggAGTGGGGGGCGCAGGCAGGGCCCCGCCCTCCATAACGGGAGCTAATTAGGCCTGGGGGGGGCTGATACCCCCTGATCCCCCCAACCCCGCTAATCAGGGCTCGGGCGCGATTAGTCGCCCCGAAAGCGGCTTGGCGGGCGGGTAAGCCTGGCTTGGCCACCGCCCGCCTGGCAGATAAGCCGGGCTCAGCCGCGCTTTGCGGCGTTAGCCCCGATTAGGGCGGGGGGCCAGGCCGCATCCGCCGCCCCCCCCGTGCCCCTGGCCCCCTCGCCTATAAAGGGTCCCGCGCTCGGCCCCCCGGcctgcgccccgccggccccctccgTCCCGCCCGGTCTGTCCGGGCACCCCCGTCCGTCCCCGCGCCCCGGGTCCGCGCGTCCGTCCCCGTCTCCGTCTCCATCCGTCCGTCCGCGCACCCCGCGGCCGATCGTCCATCCCTGTGTCTGTCCACCCCTTTGTTGTCCCTTTGTGGACCCCTCCATCCGTCTCCGTCTGTGCGTCCTGCTTCTGTTCATTCGTCCCCATCCCCGTATTTGCCCGTTCATCCCTTCCTCATCCCcgtgtccgtccatccatccatccccgTGCCAGTCCATCCATCTctgtgtccatctgtccatccttCTTCTGTCCCCTGTCTGTCTGTCCCCGCTCTATCCCTCTCCGTACCCGTTGGTCTGCCCCATACCTGTCCCGGTATCTGTCCCTCCGTTCCCCGTGTCCATCCATCCCCCCTCTGCACGCTAACCATCGCCATATCCCTCAGCCCGTCCCTGTGTCCATCCATCCGCCTCTGCTCTATCGCTCCCCGCGTCCGCTTGTCCCATCTCCAGCCGCCTCTGCTCTATCCGTCCCCCTTTCCATCCATCCGTCCccgcgtccgtccgtccgcccgcccgccctccgccATGCACAAGTCCCGGGACAGCCGGGACGACCTCCCGGAGGATTTCTACATCCCGATGCCCCTCGACACGCCGAACCTGACGGCGCTGAGCCCCTTCCTGGTGCCGCAGACGCACCTGGGCAGCCCCGGCGTCTTCATGGGCATGTCGGCCTTCATGTTCCTGCTCATCGTGCTGGGCGTGCCCATCAACACCCTCACCATCTTCTGCACCGCCAGGTACAAGAAGCTCCGCTCCCACCTCAACTACATCCTGGTGAACCTGGCGGTGGCCAACCTGCTCGTCATCTGCGTGGGCTCCACCACCGCCTTCTACAGCTTCTCCCAGATGTATTTCGCCCTGGGGCCCGCCGCCTGCAAGATCGAGGGCTTCACCGCCACGCTGGGAGGTAGGGGGACGCCGGGGACGTGGGGAAGGCGTGCGGGGATGCGGGCGCACAGGGACCCAGGGGACACTGGGACGTGGGGAGTCCAAGGAGCCCAGGGACGCGGGGCTACAGAAGCGCTGGCGATacgggggacgtgggggacaccaGAGGCAGGGGGTCCCGGAGCTCCAGGGCGGCGGTGACGGGGGGGCCGCGGGTCCGGCAGGCTGCGCGCCCCGCTGACACCCCCTCGCCCAGGCATGGTGAGCCTGTGGTCCCTGGCGGTCGTGGCCTTCGAGCGCTTCCTGGTGATCTGCAAACCCCTGGGCAACTTCACCTTCCGCGGGACCCACGCCGTGCTGGGCTGCGTCGTCACCTGGATCTTCGGCCTCGTCGCCTCCGTGCCCCCCCTCTTCGGCTGGAGCAGgtggggggcgcgcgggggggctCAGGAGAGGTTCGGGCAGACCGGGGGTGCAGGAGGCAGCGGGGCGGAGAGGGGGGTCACCGTCTCGAGGGGCAGATGCGGGGAGGGGGCAAGAGCCGGTGCGAGGTgccgccaccgccccccggcAGGTACATCCCTGAGGGGCTGCAGTGCTCGTGCGGCCCCGACTGGTACACCACCAACAACAAGTGGAACAACGAGTCCTACgtcatcttcctcttctgcttctgcttcggGGTGCCCCTGGCCATCATCATCTTCTCCTACGGGCGCCTGCTCATCACCCTGCGGGCGGTGAGTGCCCACGGTGCGGGGGGCTGCATACACGCATGCGCTGGTGGGGTGACGGCGAGGGGGGGGACACAAAGACCACAGGGAGGCGGGGGCTGCTCCGAGGCTGTTTATTGAGGGCGGACGGCGGGCGGACGCCCGGTCTGGGCCCACCTGGCATTACAGTAGGACCCGCCGATATGGGTGCTGCGGCCAACGGGGGCGACTCGAGGTCCTACGGACCCGGCCGTCCCCACCGGGCTCACGGCGGGTCCTACCGCCATGGCCGCTCCGTGTTTACGGTAGGTCCTACCAATATGGCCGccaggtggggggggcggggccacggTGGGTGCCTCCGTGATGGCTGTCTCCCCCCCGCCAAacccccgccccgcgcaggtGGCGAAGCAGCAGGAGCAGTCGGCCACGACGCAGAAGGCGGAGCGGGAGGTGACCaagatggtggtggtgatggtgctGGGCTTCCTGGTGTGCTGGGCCCCCTACTCGTCCTTTGCCCTTTGGGTGGTGACGCACCGGGGGCAGCCCTTCGACATGGGGCTGGCCTCCGTGCCCTCCGTCTTCTCCAAGGCCTCCACCGTCTACAACCCCGTCATCTACGTCTTCATGAACAAGCAGGTGGGCGCCGCGCGTGGGGTTGGGATGTGGGGCAGGCtgcctgtggggctgggacacggggcggggggcgaggggtTGGCCCCCGCGGCCTCCGGCTTCTCCACAGCCTCCGGTATCTACAGCCCCGTCCTCTGCGTCTTCACGGATGAGcaggcgggcgccgtggggcagagaTGTGGGGGGCAGAGATCAGCAGGGGCCTCACTGAcacccccaccccacagcacCTGGTCCTGCCCCAGGGTGCCTGCCAGCGCCCCATGGCACCcggtcctgccccatagcaccctccCAGGGTGCCTCACCCGCCCCAGGGACGTCCTCTAGCAACGGGACCCCCGTGATGTGGTTGTCCTGGTAACACCCCGGCAACATCACGGAGACGCCTCAAAATGCCCTGACACTGCCCCCTAGCGACACCCCAGTAGTGGCCTGGTGACACTGTGATGATGCCCTGTTAACACCCGGGCGAAGCGCTCCGGTGACGCCCTAGGAACACCCCCGTGACACCCCGTCAACACCCGGGCGAAGCGCTCCGGTGACGCCCCAGGAACACCCCTGTGACACCCCGTCAACACCCGGGCGAAGCGCTCCGGTGACGCCCCAGGAACACCCCTGTGACACCCCGTCAACACCCGGGCGAAGCGCTCCGGTGATGCCCCAGGAACACCCCCGTGACACCCCATTAACACCTGGGTGAAGCACTCCGGTGAATCCCCAGGAACACCCCCGTGACGCCCTGTTAACACCTGGGTGACGTGTGCTGGTGGCGCCCCAGGAACACCCCCGTGACACCCCGTCAACACCCGGGCAAAGTGCTCCGGTGACACCTCAGGAACACCCCCGTGACGCCCTGTTAACACCTGGGCGACGCACGTGTGCTGGCGACGCCCCAGGAACACCTCTGTGATGCCCTGTTAACACTGTGGCAACGTGCTCCGGTGACGCCCCAGCAACATGCTGGTGATGCCCTGGTGACGCCCTGATCGCATGACGCCCAGTGCTGCCCCACTCACACCCCACTAACGCCCCCCAGTGACACCCCAGTACCGCTCCAGTGACACCCCAGTAACATGCCCCAATGGCACCCTGGTAATGTCTCTGGTGACACCCAAAACCACGCCGGCAGTGCACCCCAGTGACACCCCCATAACACAGCGCAGTGACACCCCACCACTGCCCTGGTAACACCCCCCCGAGACACCCCGATAACACCCAGCGACACCCCCGGACTTGCCCTGGTGACACCCCGGTGACACCCCAGCACCGCCCCGGTTGACAGCCTGGCGACGGCCCGGTAACCCGTCAGTGACTCGCGGTGCCACCCTGGCACGGGGCGGCGGTGCCGGCCGGGTGACGCCCTGGGGGGGCAGCGGTGACGCCGGCGCCCCCCCGCAGTTCCGCTCCTGCATGCTGAAGCTGGTTTTCTGCGGGAGGAGCCCCTTCGGGGAGGAGGACGACGTCTCGGGATCCTCGCAGGCCACCCAGGTCTCCTCCGTCTCCTCCAGCCAGGTCTCGCCCGCGTAGGCCGCCCCACGGCggggccgccccacggcacccaccgCTCCTCGCCCCGGTGGCACATGGACCCccaggctggcggcgggggggccggagcggggggtgCTGGTCtgcccgccgtggggcagccccactgctgTCTGTTGTAcatacacccccccccaccaccccacacTGTACCCCGCGGCATTAAACGCTGGAGACGCAGCCTCTGCCTCTGCACGGGGCCCGGGTGGGggggtccccccgccccccaaaccgtCCCCTGAGcctcccggcgctgcccccggcgcctgcgggtgcccccggggcccggcccgcgggggggccgcgcggcCGAGTTCTGCTAGTAGTGAACTTTTTGCAAGCGTAAATAGTTCAGAACTAGCGGAATTCCTGTcgcacggcccggggcgggcacggccccacggcggccccacggcgccgccccacGGCCCGGGGCCCCCAAGCGTCCCCAGCGCGGCGTGCTTTTTCCACAGCTCCCCATGGCACCCCACGTCATTTTTACggtgccccacagccccccgcgcCAATACCTGCCCCGCGGCAGCCTCGCGGCCACCCCCTGCCCCGtgggcagccccacagctgcccccgtgcccccctg of the Struthio camelus isolate bStrCam1 chromosome 38, bStrCam1.hap1, whole genome shotgun sequence genome contains:
- the LOC138063927 gene encoding blue-sensitive opsin isoform X1, with the protein product MHKSRDSRDDLPEDFYIPMPLDTPNLTALSPFLVPQTHLGSPGVFMGMSAFMFLLIVLGVPINTLTIFCTARYKKLRSHLNYILVNLAVANLLVICVGSTTAFYSFSQMYFALGPAACKIEGFTATLGGMVSLWSLAVVAFERFLVICKPLGNFTFRGTHAVLGCVVTWIFGLVASVPPLFGWSRYIPEGLQCSCGPDWYTTNNKWNNESYVIFLFCFCFGVPLAIIIFSYGRLLITLRAVAKQQEQSATTQKAEREVTKMVVVMVLGFLVCWAPYSSFALWVVTHRGQPFDMGLASVPSVFSKASTVYNPVIYVFMNKQFRSCMLKLVFCGRSPFGEEDDVSGSSQATQAP
- the LOC138063927 gene encoding blue-sensitive opsin isoform X3, producing MHKSRDSRDDLPEDFYIPMPLDTPNLTALSPFLVPQTHLGSPGVFMGMSAFMFLLIVLGVPINTLTIFCTARYKKLRSHLNYILVNLAVANLLVICVGSTTAFYSFSQMYFALGPAACKIEGFTATLGGMVSLWSLAVVAFERFLVICKPLGNFTFRGTHAVLGCVVTWIFGLVASVPPLFGWSRYIPEGLQCSCGPDWYTTNNKWNNESYVIFLFCFCFGVPLAIIIFSYGRLLITLRAVAKQQEQSATTQKAEREVTKMVVVMVLGFLVCWAPYSSFALWVVTHRGQPFDMGLASVPSVFSKASTVYNPVIYVFMNKQFRSCMLKLVFCGRSPFGEEDDVSGSSQATQVSSVSSSQVSPA
- the LOC138063927 gene encoding blue-sensitive opsin isoform X4, with product MHKSRDSRDDLPEDFYIPMPLDTPNLTALSPFLVPQTHLGSPGVFMGMSAFMFLLIVLGVPINTLTIFCTARYKKLRSHLNYILVNLAVANLLVICVGSTTAFYSFSQMYFALGPAACKIEGFTATLGGMVSLWSLAVVAFERFLVICKPLGNFTFRGTHAVLGCVVTWIFGLVASVPPLFGWSRYIPEGLQCSCGPDWYTTNNKWNNESYVIFLFCFCFGVPLAIIIFSYGRLLITLRAVAKQQEQSATTQKAEREVTKMVVVMVLGFLVCWAPYSSFALWVVTHRGQPFDMGLASVPSVFSKASTVYNPVIYVFMNKQAP